One Nostoc punctiforme PCC 73102 DNA window includes the following coding sequences:
- a CDS encoding UDP-N-acetylmuramoyl-tripeptide--D-alanyl-D-alanine ligase, whose product MRCSATLSQLVEVLLASPINLSETALTQVSCGIQTDSRTLKLGEVFVALRGDKFDGHKFVPTAIAKGAIAAIVDFEYENPGFPVLRVKDTLKAYQQIGRWWRDRFNIPVIGVTGSVGKTTTKELIAAVLGTKGQVHKTYGNYNNEIGVPKTLLELGAENDYAVIEMAMRGRGQIAELTQIARPTIGVITNVGTAHIELLGSEEAIAEAKCELLAEMAADSVAIINHDNPLLMATAAKVWHGEVLTYGFSGGDIQGQLLDNDQMEVAGIQLPLPLPGRHNATNFLAALAVAKVLGIDWSNLKAGVEVDMPTGRSQRFTLPNDVIILDETYNAAPEAMIASLQLLADTPGKRKIAVLGAMKELGERSQQLHQRVGETVRKLNLDGLLVLVDGEDAEAMALSAEGIPSECFATHAELVARLKTFVQTGDRLLFKAAHSVGLDRVVNQLRAEFSR is encoded by the coding sequence ATGCGTTGTTCTGCCACCCTATCCCAACTGGTTGAAGTTCTTTTGGCCAGTCCAATAAACTTATCTGAAACTGCTTTAACACAAGTAAGTTGCGGTATACAAACAGATAGCCGTACCCTGAAGCTGGGTGAAGTATTTGTCGCTTTGCGAGGCGATAAATTTGATGGACACAAATTTGTGCCAACTGCGATCGCAAAGGGTGCAATAGCTGCAATTGTCGATTTTGAATACGAAAATCCCGGTTTTCCGGTGTTACGGGTAAAAGATACTTTAAAGGCATATCAACAAATTGGCAGATGGTGGCGCGATCGCTTTAATATTCCTGTAATTGGTGTAACAGGTTCTGTGGGTAAAACAACAACCAAAGAATTGATTGCCGCAGTTTTAGGAACAAAGGGGCAAGTTCACAAAACTTATGGAAATTACAACAACGAAATTGGTGTTCCGAAAACTCTCTTAGAACTTGGCGCAGAAAATGACTACGCTGTGATTGAAATGGCGATGCGGGGTAGGGGACAAATCGCCGAACTGACACAAATAGCACGTCCCACAATTGGAGTAATTACCAATGTGGGGACAGCACATATTGAATTACTGGGTTCGGAAGAAGCTATCGCTGAGGCAAAATGTGAGTTGTTAGCTGAAATGGCTGCTGATAGTGTGGCAATTATCAACCACGATAATCCTTTATTAATGGCCACGGCGGCGAAAGTTTGGCACGGAGAAGTTTTAACTTACGGCTTTTCTGGTGGGGATATTCAAGGGCAGTTACTTGATAACGACCAGATGGAAGTTGCAGGAATCCAATTGCCTTTACCGCTACCTGGTCGTCACAATGCGACTAATTTCTTAGCAGCTTTAGCTGTGGCAAAGGTTTTGGGGATTGATTGGTCAAACCTTAAAGCAGGTGTAGAGGTGGATATGCCCACGGGACGATCGCAGCGATTTACCTTACCCAATGATGTGATAATCTTAGATGAAACTTATAATGCTGCACCAGAAGCTATGATTGCATCGTTGCAGTTATTAGCAGACACACCCGGAAAGCGGAAGATTGCCGTATTGGGTGCAATGAAAGAATTAGGAGAGCGATCGCAGCAGTTGCACCAGCGAGTTGGAGAAACAGTACGAAAGTTGAATTTAGACGGTTTATTGGTTTTGGTGGATGGAGAAGATGCCGAAGCGATGGCTCTTAGTGCCGAAGGTATCCCATCGGAATGCTTTGCAACTCATGCCGAGTTAGTGGCTAGGTTGAAGACATTTGTGCAAACAGGCGATCGTTTATTGTTCAAAGCCGCCCATTCCGTGGGATTAGATCGGGTTGTCAATCAGTTACGTGCAGAATTTAGCCGATGA
- a CDS encoding GNAT family N-acetyltransferase: MNLPLETQRLILRDFVESDWLAVHQYASDDEVVRYLTFGPNSEEDTKNFLQREISLQGEEPRQHFALAVTLKTQQQLIGVCHISVTDIDNKTGSIGYCFTKEFWGQGYATEAVKAVVSFGFQELGLHRIFATCHPENIASARVMQKIGMQQEGYLREHHWIKGQWRDSWLYAILEHEWRSLDFRRCWKG; this comes from the coding sequence ATGAATCTCCCGCTAGAAACCCAACGTCTCATACTGCGAGACTTTGTAGAATCAGATTGGCTAGCGGTTCATCAATACGCTAGCGATGATGAAGTTGTGCGTTATTTGACTTTTGGCCCTAATAGCGAAGAAGATACCAAAAACTTTTTGCAAAGAGAAATTTCATTACAAGGAGAAGAACCCCGTCAACATTTTGCCTTAGCAGTGACTTTAAAAACCCAACAGCAATTAATTGGTGTCTGTCACATATCCGTTACGGATATTGATAATAAAACAGGCTCTATTGGATACTGTTTTACTAAGGAATTTTGGGGACAAGGATATGCAACAGAGGCTGTAAAAGCAGTTGTGTCGTTTGGTTTTCAGGAGTTAGGCTTACATCGCATCTTTGCGACTTGTCATCCAGAAAACATAGCTTCAGCACGAGTTATGCAAAAAATTGGAATGCAGCAAGAAGGATATTTGCGAGAACACCATTGGATTAAGGGACAATGGAGAGACTCTTGGCTATATGCCATCCTTGAGCATGAATGGAGAAGTCTAGATTTCAGACGTTGTTGGAAAGGCTAG
- a CDS encoding fasciclin domain-containing protein — protein sequence MADIVDIAVTAESFKTLVAAVQAAGLVETLKSPGPFTVFAPNDDAFAKLPPGTIQTLLQNIPQLTRILKYHVVPGKLLKADLAELGTVNSVEGSPIKIHSLDGFEVKNATVLAADIEADNGVVHVIDTVILPG from the coding sequence ATGGCTGATATTGTTGATATTGCTGTTACGGCTGAGTCTTTCAAAACACTAGTGGCGGCTGTACAAGCTGCTGGTTTAGTAGAAACATTAAAAAGTCCTGGCCCGTTCACTGTCTTTGCGCCAAATGACGATGCTTTTGCCAAATTGCCGCCGGGAACTATCCAAACTCTGTTACAGAATATTCCCCAGTTGACGCGGATTTTAAAGTATCATGTCGTTCCAGGAAAGCTGCTAAAGGCTGATTTGGCAGAACTCGGCACGGTTAATTCTGTGGAAGGTTCACCTATTAAAATTCATTCTTTAGATGGTTTTGAAGTTAAAAATGCCACAGTTTTAGCAGCAGATATCGAAGCTGATAATGGTGTAGTACACGTTATCGATACCGTGATTTTACCGGGTTAA
- the trmFO gene encoding FADH(2)-oxidizing methylenetetrahydrofolate--tRNA-(uracil(54)-C(5))-methyltransferase TrmFO, which translates to MEQQPIQVIGGGLAGTEAAWQIAQAGVPVILHEMRPKRFSPAHHTEHLAELVCSNSFGAMASDRAAGLLHEELRQLGSIVISKADEHAVPAGGALAVDRGQFGQDLTQTLANHPLIEFRRGEVSAIPEGIVVLATGPLTSPDLAEDLQRFTGMEYLSFFDAASPIIVGESINRDVAFMASRYDKGEAAYLNCPMNKEQYLHFREELCKAEQTELKGFERETAKFFEACLPIEELAQRGEDTMRYGPLKPVGLSDTRTGERPYAVVQLRQEDKVGQLWNMVGFQTNLRWGEQKRIFQLIPSLEKAEFVRLGVMHRNTFINAPQLMHPTLQFKECPTLLAAGQLIGTEGYTAAAAGGCLAGINAARLALGKEALVLPPTTMMGALLEFISSASPKHFQPMPPNFGIFPELGAKIKSKQERYGRYRDRSLTDLASWKANQN; encoded by the coding sequence ATGGAACAACAACCGATACAAGTAATTGGAGGTGGACTAGCTGGCACAGAAGCAGCGTGGCAAATAGCCCAAGCTGGAGTGCCTGTAATTCTCCATGAAATGCGTCCAAAGCGCTTCAGTCCTGCTCATCATACAGAACATTTGGCAGAATTAGTCTGTAGTAATTCCTTTGGGGCAATGGCAAGCGATCGCGCGGCGGGATTATTGCACGAAGAATTACGCCAACTCGGTTCTATCGTCATCTCCAAAGCTGATGAACACGCCGTTCCTGCGGGAGGGGCGCTAGCGGTAGACAGGGGACAGTTTGGCCAAGACTTGACTCAAACTTTAGCCAACCATCCTTTAATTGAATTTCGCCGGGGTGAAGTATCTGCGATTCCTGAAGGGATTGTGGTTTTGGCAACTGGGCCTTTAACTAGTCCCGACTTAGCCGAAGATTTGCAGCGCTTTACGGGGATGGAATACCTCAGCTTTTTCGATGCGGCTAGTCCGATCATTGTGGGAGAATCGATTAACCGTGACGTTGCTTTTATGGCATCACGTTATGACAAAGGTGAAGCCGCTTATCTCAACTGCCCAATGAATAAAGAGCAGTATTTGCACTTTAGAGAAGAACTTTGTAAAGCTGAACAAACAGAACTCAAAGGTTTTGAACGCGAAACGGCGAAATTTTTTGAAGCTTGTTTACCCATTGAAGAACTAGCACAGCGCGGGGAAGATACCATGCGCTACGGCCCCCTAAAACCAGTGGGGTTGTCAGATACTCGCACTGGGGAACGTCCTTATGCTGTGGTGCAGTTGCGACAAGAAGACAAAGTCGGTCAACTGTGGAATATGGTAGGATTCCAAACTAATCTGCGTTGGGGTGAGCAAAAGCGTATATTTCAGCTAATTCCCAGTTTGGAAAAGGCGGAGTTTGTGCGCTTGGGAGTTATGCACCGCAACACTTTTATTAATGCCCCTCAGCTAATGCATCCAACTCTGCAATTTAAAGAATGTCCAACTTTGTTAGCTGCTGGACAGTTGATTGGTACTGAAGGCTACACTGCTGCGGCTGCGGGTGGCTGCTTGGCGGGAATTAATGCAGCGCGGCTAGCCTTGGGTAAAGAAGCTTTAGTTTTACCACCAACAACAATGATGGGTGCGTTATTGGAATTTATTAGTTCCGCTTCGCCGAAGCATTTTCAACCAATGCCGCCCAACTTTGGGATTTTTCCCGAACTGGGTGCGAAAATCAAAAGTAAGCAGGAGCGTTATGGACGTTACCGCGATCGCTCTTTAACCGATCTAGCAAGCTGGAAAGCTAATCAGAATTAA
- a CDS encoding tetratricopeptide repeat protein gives MLNLMFAFGYSSLGYILYNSGDYQGAIENYTQAILQNSEDLTSYLSRGVARSLTKDYQNAIEDFNETIRLSPQYAQAYAERGVARAAIGDNQSAIEDCNRAIQLDPQYVRAYFGRGAACFYSGNYQGALEDFSLIASMERSAVSYYNLGILQYSQGINSQAIKHLTKALYVDPNLIAAYYVRGNACYELGDEQGAFADFNEAKHIEAVGRGEIYSEDEFAFYARGLASHRLGNREEAIADIQESAQIALKHQNTIFHQKAIDFMSEIQS, from the coding sequence ATGCTCAATTTAATGTTTGCTTTTGGATACTCTAGCCTTGGTTATATACTTTATAATTCTGGCGACTATCAAGGAGCTATTGAAAATTACACTCAGGCAATTTTACAAAATTCAGAGGATTTGACATCATATCTAAGTCGTGGTGTGGCTCGTTCACTGACAAAGGATTATCAAAATGCAATTGAAGACTTTAATGAAACAATCCGGCTGAGTCCTCAATATGCTCAGGCTTATGCTGAACGTGGTGTTGCTCGTGCAGCAATAGGCGATAATCAAAGTGCAATTGAAGATTGTAATCGTGCAATTCAATTAGATCCGCAATATGTACGAGCCTATTTTGGACGAGGTGCAGCTTGTTTTTACTCTGGTAACTATCAAGGTGCGCTAGAAGATTTCAGTCTGATAGCCAGCATGGAACGTTCTGCTGTTTCTTACTACAATTTGGGCATTCTGCAATATTCTCAGGGTATTAATAGCCAAGCCATTAAGCACTTAACCAAGGCTCTTTATGTAGATCCCAATTTAATAGCTGCTTACTATGTGCGGGGTAATGCGTGTTATGAGTTAGGAGATGAGCAAGGTGCATTTGCAGATTTTAATGAAGCAAAGCACATTGAAGCAGTGGGTAGAGGTGAAATATATTCTGAGGATGAATTTGCTTTCTACGCAAGGGGTTTGGCGAGCCATCGCTTAGGAAATCGAGAGGAAGCGATCGCTGATATCCAAGAGTCAGCCCAAATTGCTTTAAAGCATCAAAACACAATATTTCACCAAAAAGCAATCGACTTCATGAGCGAAATTCAGTCTTAA
- the panB gene encoding 3-methyl-2-oxobutanoate hydroxymethyltransferase — protein sequence MAITTQQLIQWKQQGRSIVALTAWDYAIAQLIDAAGVDLILVGDSMAVVLGYDTTLPITLDEMIYHAKSVRRGVKRALVVVDLPFLTYQESLQQAMHSAGRVLKETGAQAVKLEGGYPAIAETIARLVQAGIPVMGHVGLTPQSVHQLGLRQQGKTQEASERILLEAIALEQAGVFSIVLEHIPADLAMQITQKLSIPTIGIGAGTHCDGQVLVTSDVIGLAEKHPPFAKVYTNLRETITKAVQDYAVEVRDRKFP from the coding sequence ATGGCAATCACTACCCAGCAATTAATTCAATGGAAACAACAGGGACGTTCAATTGTCGCGTTGACCGCCTGGGATTATGCGATCGCTCAACTCATCGATGCAGCTGGTGTAGACTTAATCCTTGTGGGCGACTCTATGGCAGTAGTTTTAGGGTATGACACAACACTGCCGATAACTTTGGATGAGATGATATACCACGCCAAATCTGTGCGTCGTGGGGTTAAACGCGCATTAGTGGTGGTAGATTTACCATTTTTGACGTATCAAGAAAGTCTTCAACAAGCGATGCACTCAGCTGGGCGGGTACTGAAGGAAACGGGCGCTCAAGCGGTAAAATTGGAGGGTGGCTATCCAGCGATCGCAGAAACTATTGCTCGTTTGGTACAAGCTGGAATTCCGGTAATGGGTCATGTAGGTTTGACACCACAATCGGTACATCAACTCGGTTTGCGACAACAAGGGAAAACCCAAGAAGCGAGTGAGAGAATTTTACTTGAAGCGATCGCTCTCGAACAAGCAGGTGTATTTTCTATAGTTTTAGAGCATATCCCCGCAGATTTGGCAATGCAGATTACACAAAAATTAAGTATTCCGACAATTGGTATCGGTGCGGGAACTCACTGCGATGGACAAGTTTTAGTTACCTCGGATGTAATCGGACTGGCTGAAAAACATCCACCGTTCGCCAAGGTTTACACCAACTTGCGAGAGACGATTACCAAGGCTGTGCAAGATTATGCCGTGGAAGTGCGCGATCGGAAATTTCCATAG
- a CDS encoding ligand-binding sensor domain-containing protein, which yields MGTVSKGNITVVLFCKRTNLLITSILFGLIAVPSMGWAQKTPDIKSSDLTPAYPPSAPPPRVESLPDERGVQENSPETDYRVGNLLADVTGNLWVGSWRGLSRIDPKTGKIISRVSLPNVAIGALAQDKVGRLWVGSYGGLVRVDPRTNEITAQNLFLPSKRVLSLLLDKRGYLWTGTDSGLALISPDQGLIMTTVKNLPGVSANTLTLDAEGQLWVGTLDGLVRVNTASASIMKRIADLPGTTVQALAISPEGLIWAGMPNNLLVINPKTGAVLRSVTRLRGRDVTAVRFAKDGSVWVGTNNGLLRLNPNTGAVLDAEVAGLPSSRVLALVPDISNKLWIGTSEGLAWLMPKTDSAKTHIAFSRAVK from the coding sequence ATGGGTACTGTCTCCAAAGGAAATATCACTGTGGTATTGTTTTGCAAGCGTACTAATTTATTGATTACTTCTATCTTATTTGGGTTGATAGCTGTGCCCAGTATGGGATGGGCACAAAAAACCCCTGACATCAAATCATCTGATTTAACCCCCGCTTACCCACCTTCTGCGCCGCCACCGCGAGTAGAATCCTTGCCCGATGAGCGGGGAGTCCAAGAAAATTCGCCAGAAACTGATTATCGTGTTGGTAACTTACTAGCAGATGTTACAGGCAATCTTTGGGTAGGTTCTTGGCGGGGATTATCGCGGATCGATCCTAAAACTGGCAAGATTATTTCTCGTGTTAGCTTACCTAATGTTGCAATTGGTGCTTTAGCCCAAGACAAAGTAGGACGTTTGTGGGTGGGAAGTTATGGCGGACTAGTTCGAGTAGACCCTCGCACTAATGAAATCACCGCACAGAATTTATTTTTGCCTTCTAAACGGGTTTTGTCACTGTTACTTGATAAACGAGGTTATTTGTGGACTGGAACTGATAGTGGTTTAGCCCTAATTAGTCCTGACCAAGGTTTGATTATGACAACAGTAAAAAATCTGCCTGGTGTCAGCGCCAACACCCTAACTTTAGATGCTGAAGGTCAACTGTGGGTTGGCACTCTTGATGGATTGGTGCGGGTAAATACTGCTAGTGCTTCGATTATGAAGCGGATTGCCGATTTACCAGGGACGACTGTCCAAGCTTTAGCTATCAGTCCAGAAGGCTTAATTTGGGCCGGAATGCCGAATAATTTGCTAGTTATTAACCCAAAAACTGGTGCGGTGTTGCGGTCTGTAACTCGTTTACGTGGGCGTGATGTGACGGCGGTACGTTTTGCTAAAGATGGTAGTGTCTGGGTTGGAACTAACAATGGTTTGTTACGATTAAATCCAAATACAGGCGCTGTGTTAGATGCAGAAGTTGCTGGACTTCCTTCTAGTCGCGTTCTTGCCCTTGTACCTGACATCAGCAATAAACTATGGATCGGCACTAGTGAAGGTCTAGCTTGGTTAATGCCCAAAACGGACAGTGCAAAAACCCATATTGCTTTCAGCCGCGCTGTTAAATGA
- a CDS encoding form I ribulose bisphosphate carboxylase large subunit, protein MSYAQTKTQSKSGYQAGVKDYRLTYYTPDYTPKDTDLLAAFRMTPQPGVPPEEAGAAVAAESSTGTWTTVWTDLLTDLDRYKGRCYDIEPVPGEDNQYICYVAYPLDLFEEGSVTNVLTSIVGNVFGFKALRALRLEDIRFPVAYIKTFQGPPHGIQVERDKLNKYGRPLLGCTIKPKLGLSAKNYGRAVYECLRGGLDFTKDDENINSAPFQRWRDRFLFVAEAINKAQAETGEIKGHYLNVTAPTCEQMLQRAEYAKELKQPIIMHDYLTAGFTANTTLARWCRDNGILLHIHRAMHAVIDRQKNHGIHFRVLAKALRLSGGDHIHTGTVVGKLEGERGITMGFVDLLRENYIEQDKSRGIYFTQDWASLPGVMAVASGGIHVWHMPALVEIFGDDSVLQFGGGTLGHPWGNAPGATANRVALEAVVQARNEGRNLAREGNDIIREAAKWSPELAVACELWKEIKFEFEAMDTV, encoded by the coding sequence ATGTCTTACGCTCAAACGAAGACTCAGAGCAAGTCTGGGTATCAAGCCGGGGTTAAAGATTACAGACTAACTTATTACACACCCGATTACACACCAAAAGATACCGATCTTCTAGCTGCGTTCCGCATGACACCCCAGCCTGGTGTTCCTCCCGAAGAAGCAGGTGCGGCTGTAGCGGCTGAGTCTTCCACAGGTACTTGGACAACTGTGTGGACAGACTTGCTCACCGACCTCGATCGCTACAAAGGTCGTTGTTATGACATCGAACCAGTTCCCGGCGAAGACAACCAGTACATCTGCTACGTTGCTTATCCTTTGGACTTGTTTGAAGAAGGTTCTGTAACCAACGTATTAACCTCAATTGTAGGTAACGTATTTGGTTTCAAAGCTCTGCGGGCACTTCGTCTAGAAGATATCCGTTTCCCAGTAGCTTATATCAAGACCTTCCAAGGGCCTCCACACGGTATCCAAGTTGAGCGCGACAAGTTAAACAAATACGGTCGTCCTTTGCTGGGTTGTACCATTAAGCCCAAATTGGGTCTTTCCGCTAAGAACTACGGACGCGCTGTATACGAGTGCTTACGCGGTGGTTTGGACTTCACCAAAGACGACGAAAACATCAACTCCGCACCATTCCAAAGATGGCGCGATCGCTTCTTGTTCGTAGCTGAAGCTATCAACAAGGCTCAAGCAGAAACAGGTGAAATCAAAGGTCACTACCTCAACGTCACCGCTCCTACTTGCGAACAAATGTTGCAACGGGCTGAGTACGCTAAAGAACTCAAACAGCCCATCATCATGCATGACTACCTGACCGCAGGTTTCACCGCCAACACCACATTGGCTCGTTGGTGCCGTGATAACGGTATCTTGCTGCACATTCACCGTGCAATGCACGCTGTAATTGACCGTCAAAAGAACCACGGTATCCACTTCCGTGTATTGGCTAAAGCCCTACGTTTGTCTGGTGGTGACCACATCCACACCGGCACCGTAGTTGGTAAGTTGGAAGGTGAGCGCGGCATCACAATGGGCTTCGTTGACCTGTTGCGTGAAAACTACATTGAGCAAGACAAGTCTCGTGGTATTTACTTTACCCAAGACTGGGCTTCTCTACCTGGTGTAATGGCAGTTGCTTCTGGTGGTATCCACGTATGGCACATGCCCGCGCTAGTAGAAATCTTTGGTGATGACTCCGTACTACAATTCGGTGGTGGTACTCTGGGACACCCTTGGGGTAATGCTCCTGGTGCTACAGCTAACCGCGTCGCCTTGGAAGCTGTTGTTCAAGCTCGTAACGAAGGCCGTAACTTGGCTCGTGAAGGTAACGATATTATCCGCGAAGCTGCCAAGTGGTCTCCTGAACTAGCTGTTGCTTGCGAACTGTGGAAAGAAATCAAGTTCGAGTTTGAAGCAATGGATACCGTCTGA
- the rcbX gene encoding RuBisCO chaperone RbcX gives MNLKQIAKDTAKTLQSYLTYQALRTVLAQLGETNPPLELWLHNFSSGKIQNGESYIEQLLREKPDLALRIMTVREHIAEEIAEFLPEMVRTGIQQANMEQRRQHLERITRIDTSNPSLQPEQQTTSDQNLDNLSN, from the coding sequence ATGAATCTTAAGCAAATTGCGAAGGACACAGCCAAAACTCTCCAAAGCTATCTGACTTATCAGGCTCTAAGGACAGTATTGGCACAGCTAGGCGAAACGAATCCTCCATTAGAACTTTGGTTGCATAACTTTTCGTCTGGCAAAATTCAAAATGGTGAGTCATACATTGAGCAACTGCTGAGAGAAAAACCAGATTTGGCTTTGCGAATCATGACTGTCAGAGAACACATTGCGGAAGAAATTGCAGAATTTTTACCAGAAATGGTTCGCACTGGCATTCAGCAAGCCAACATGGAGCAACGTCGCCAGCATTTAGAACGCATCACACGAATAGACACATCTAACCCCAGTCTGCAACCAGAACAGCAAACAACTTCAGATCAGAATTTGGATAACTTATCCAATTAG
- a CDS encoding ribulose bisphosphate carboxylase small subunit → MQTLPKERRYETLSYLPPLSDAQIAKQIQYILNQGYIPAIEFNETSEPTELYWTMWKLPLFGAKSTQEVLSEVQGCRSQFNGSYIRVVGFDNIKQCQVLSFLVHKPNRY, encoded by the coding sequence ATGCAAACTTTACCAAAAGAGCGTCGTTACGAAACCCTTTCTTATCTGCCACCCCTGTCTGACGCTCAAATTGCCAAGCAGATTCAGTACATTTTGAATCAAGGTTACATTCCAGCGATCGAGTTCAACGAAACTTCTGAGCCAACAGAATTATATTGGACAATGTGGAAGTTGCCTTTGTTCGGTGCTAAATCCACTCAAGAAGTATTGAGCGAAGTTCAAGGATGCCGTTCTCAATTTAACGGTAGCTACATTCGTGTTGTAGGTTTTGATAACATCAAGCAGTGCCAAGTTCTCAGCTTTCTTGTTCACAAACCCAACAGATACTAA
- a CDS encoding GDSL-type esterase/lipase family protein, producing the protein MLPEVRICFVGDSFVNGTGDSECLGWTGRVCANANKKGYDITYYNLGIRRDTSSDIAKRWLQEVSLRLPKEYDGRVVFSFGLNDTTVENGKTRVDLVDSIRNAREILIKAKSMYPVLMIGLAPYEEREDPGRKQRITNLSKQYASICKELNVPYLDVFPILEKSNIWINQARDNDGVHPRAGGYAEFAQIVENWDAWLNWFPLNLIEHSKLG; encoded by the coding sequence ATGCTGCCAGAAGTAAGAATTTGTTTTGTTGGTGACTCCTTCGTTAATGGCACTGGCGACTCAGAATGTCTTGGTTGGACAGGGAGAGTATGTGCAAATGCTAATAAAAAAGGTTATGACATTACTTACTATAATTTAGGAATTAGGCGTGATACGAGTAGTGATATAGCAAAGCGTTGGTTACAGGAAGTATCACTTCGTTTGCCCAAAGAATATGATGGCAGAGTTGTGTTTTCTTTTGGATTGAATGACACAACAGTAGAAAATGGGAAAACTCGCGTAGATTTGGTAGATTCTATCAGAAATGCCCGTGAAATTTTAATTAAAGCCAAATCGATGTATCCTGTTTTGATGATTGGGCTAGCACCATACGAAGAACGAGAAGATCCTGGTAGAAAGCAGAGAATTACTAATTTATCTAAGCAATATGCTTCAATCTGTAAAGAATTAAATGTACCTTATTTAGACGTTTTTCCGATATTAGAAAAATCAAATATCTGGATTAATCAAGCAAGAGATAATGATGGTGTTCATCCAAGAGCAGGCGGTTATGCAGAATTTGCCCAAATCGTGGAAAATTGGGACGCTTGGTTAAATTGGTTTCCTCTGAACTTAATCGAGCATTCAAAGTTAGGATAG
- a CDS encoding type II toxin-antitoxin system Phd/YefM family antitoxin — translation MQQITLAEASQNLPDLIEAALSGEEIIIIKDNQPLVKLTPVPPLKHRPKYGSAKGLITISDDFDEPLEDFKEYME, via the coding sequence ATGCAGCAAATTACTCTAGCTGAAGCATCTCAAAATTTACCCGACTTAATTGAAGCAGCACTCAGTGGTGAGGAAATTATTATTATCAAAGATAATCAACCTTTGGTCAAGTTAACTCCTGTGCCGCCACTTAAACACCGTCCTAAGTATGGTAGTGCCAAAGGACTTATAACAATATCTGATGACTTTGATGAACCACTAGAAGATTTTAAGGAATATATGGAATGA
- a CDS encoding type II toxin-antitoxin system VapC family toxin codes for MRQLLDTHIFIWFVMGDPRISVSIRSQIENNENLVSLASVWEMAIKHSIGKLNFDLAFDEFIEQQIIRNGIELLPITINHITVVAALPLHHRDPFDRILIAQALVENIPILSADKIFDLYPIRRIW; via the coding sequence ATGAGGCAGCTACTGGACACTCATATTTTTATTTGGTTTGTGATGGGTGATCCAAGAATCAGCGTTAGTATACGATCGCAAATTGAAAATAATGAAAATCTAGTGAGTCTTGCTAGTGTTTGGGAAATGGCAATCAAGCACAGCATTGGTAAACTCAACTTTGATTTGGCTTTTGACGAGTTTATCGAACAGCAAATAATTAGGAATGGTATTGAATTACTGCCAATCACTATAAATCATATTACTGTTGTTGCGGCACTACCCTTACATCATCGTGACCCATTTGACCGAATTTTAATTGCACAAGCACTCGTAGAAAATATACCTATCCTGAGTGCTGATAAAATTTTTGATTTATATCCAATAAGACGTATATGGTAG